Proteins found in one Siniperca chuatsi isolate FFG_IHB_CAS linkage group LG22, ASM2008510v1, whole genome shotgun sequence genomic segment:
- the rasl11a gene encoding ras-like protein family member 11A-like: protein MRLTGDPAPGTMNSSSGSGNFLLVPIPEYPLLDCVPNKTVKIVVLGASNVGKTALIVRFLTKRFIGDYEANTGALYSRKVTLDGEEVSLQIQDTPCVALQDDAEGLYCQEQINRSIYWADGYVLVFSITDHNSYRTIQPLYQHVRRIHPSGNIPVILVGNKSDLLRARQVPSDEGETLAASLGGVYFEASARENHEGVHTAFLHLCQEVIRVLGGGNGEKRRGGLHLARPKSPNMQELKRRFRQVLSSKVKSATTL from the exons ATGCGGCTGACTGGCGACCCTGCACCGGGAACCATGAACAGCAGCAGCGGGTCTGGCAACTTTCTGCTGGTCCCCATACCGGAGTATCCCCTGCTGGACTGTGTGCCCAACAAGACGGTGAAGATTGTGGTGCTGGGGGCGAGCAACGTCGGGAAAACCg cTCTGATTGTCAGGTTTCTGACCAAGAGGTTCATCGGGGATTATGAAGCAAACACTG GAGCGCTCTACTCCAGAAAGGTCACACTGGATGGGGAGGAAGTGTCACTTCAGATCCAGGATACTCCCTGTGTCGCTCTTCAG GATGATGCTGAGGGTCTGTACTGCCAGGAGCAGATCAACAG GTCAATCTACTGGGCAGACGGTTACGTGCTGGTTTTCTCCATCACAGACCACAACAGCTACCGCACCATCCAGCCGCTGTACCAACACGTCAGACGCATACACCCCTCTGGAAATATACCTGTTATActg GTCGGCAACAAGAGCGACCTGCTCAGAGCCCGACAAGTGCCGTCAGACGAAGGCGAGACGTTAGCAGCCTCACTAG GAGGGGTTTACTTTGAGGCCTCGGCCAGAGAGAACCACGAGGGAGTCCACACCGCCTTCCTACATCTCTGTCAGGAG GTGATCCGGGTGCTGGGAGGAGGGAacggagagaaaagaagaggaggccTCCATCTGGCCAGACCCAAATCTCCCAACATGcaggagctgaagaggaggTTCAGGCAGGTCCTCTCCTCCAAAGTTAAGTCTGCCACAACTCTCTGA